Proteins from a genomic interval of Anaerobaca lacustris:
- a CDS encoding H-X9-DG-CTERM domain-containing protein, whose product MRTIRQINRSDVAVLLVSVIVLMSNLSAIGPSGRRRAREIVCQYNLRQWHEVFQDYLERNDGQFFTGEGGSAYYWISNLDAEHLDHRKTRIWLCPEADKPSLDENGEIRDRASVFVAWGLSAGSYYAPEGMAGSYGLNGYTVDSWGGTYEGGVRASEGWRDFDTVPHSDEVPLFVDALRFDLWPLETDGPAANEFASWSGNNMARCCINRHNAAVNCLFLDGSVRKVGLKELWTLKWHKSFNTAGPWTKAGGVTTADWPEWIRNFKDY is encoded by the coding sequence ATGAGAACCATTCGGCAGATCAATCGAAGCGACGTCGCGGTCCTGCTCGTCTCGGTGATTGTCCTGATGAGCAACCTTTCGGCCATCGGGCCGTCGGGGCGCCGACGAGCGAGAGAAATCGTCTGTCAGTACAACCTGCGCCAGTGGCATGAGGTCTTCCAGGACTATCTCGAACGTAATGACGGCCAGTTCTTCACGGGAGAAGGCGGGTCGGCATACTATTGGATCAGCAACCTGGATGCGGAGCATCTGGACCATAGGAAGACGAGAATCTGGCTCTGTCCTGAGGCCGATAAGCCCTCACTCGACGAGAATGGGGAGATCCGCGACAGGGCGTCGGTCTTCGTTGCCTGGGGCCTCAGCGCAGGATCGTATTACGCACCCGAGGGCATGGCGGGCAGCTACGGTCTTAATGGTTATACCGTTGACTCCTGGGGGGGCACTTATGAGGGCGGCGTGCGGGCCAGCGAAGGTTGGCGAGATTTCGACACGGTGCCCCATTCCGACGAGGTGCCACTGTTTGTCGATGCTCTGCGTTTCGACCTGTGGCCTCTGGAAACGGACGGGCCGGCCGCAAACGAGTTCGCCTCCTGGTCGGGCAACAACATGGCTCGTTGCTGCATCAATCGGCACAACGCCGCCGTGAACTGCTTGTTCCTGGACGGATCAGTGCGGAAGGTGGGCCTGAAAGAGTTGTGGACACTCAAATGGCACAAGTCCTTCAACACCGCCGGGCCCTGGACGAAGGCCGGCGGTGTAACGACCGCCGACTGGCCCGAATGGATACGCAACTTCAAGGACTACTGA
- a CDS encoding OmpA/MotB family protein: protein MRSVKLSSIFVVLVLSVGMMFVGGCGGTGDLRLQNETQRKRIAELESELQANRLELDRLRRQLSAIEQTGGVEVDALRQKIAALEEDLARKEELIKSMQERLMGVSVLPVELNTALEDFAAQNDMVEYDPDRGLVKFKSDLLFELGSDKVTTSAAETVRTLCTILNTSEARQFDIIVAGHTDDVPIRRPDTLAAHPTNRHLSSHRAISVVRVLEGCGLDAKRMSTRGFGEYRPVAPNAPGNKGNTQNRRVEIFIVPSGL from the coding sequence ATGCGGAGTGTGAAGCTTTCGAGCATTTTCGTGGTGCTGGTTCTGTCGGTTGGGATGATGTTCGTCGGGGGGTGCGGGGGAACGGGCGACCTGAGACTTCAGAACGAGACCCAGCGCAAGCGGATCGCCGAGTTGGAGAGCGAGCTGCAGGCCAACCGCCTGGAGCTGGATCGGCTTCGACGGCAACTGTCGGCCATCGAGCAAACGGGCGGGGTCGAGGTCGATGCGCTTCGCCAGAAGATCGCGGCGCTGGAGGAGGACCTGGCCAGGAAAGAGGAGCTGATCAAGAGCATGCAGGAGCGCCTGATGGGGGTCTCGGTGCTGCCGGTCGAACTCAACACGGCTTTGGAAGACTTCGCGGCCCAGAACGATATGGTCGAGTACGACCCGGATCGGGGTCTGGTGAAATTCAAGAGCGATCTGCTGTTCGAACTGGGCAGCGACAAGGTGACCACCAGCGCCGCCGAGACCGTTCGGACGCTGTGCACCATCCTCAACACGAGCGAGGCCAGGCAGTTCGATATCATCGTCGCCGGGCACACGGATGACGTTCCGATTCGTCGGCCGGACACCTTGGCGGCCCATCCGACCAACCGCCATCTTTCCTCGCACCGCGCCATCTCGGTGGTCAGGGTGCTCGAAGGTTGCGGGCTGGACGCCAAGCGGATGAGCACACGCGGCTTCGGCGAGTATCGGCCCGTCGCGCCGAACGCGCCGGGCAATAAGGGCAACACCCAGAACCGCCGCGTCGAGATCTTCATCGTCCCCAGTGGATTGTAG
- a CDS encoding PQQ-binding-like beta-propeller repeat protein, giving the protein MNTKTSIVLLACAGVLTFTLTQLPIVPTALADPNTAHPEFDLAGQWPSLGGDYTRSGMSPNEGLIEPAGEWTREIGGAVVGSATVGHDGRVHVACEDGRLYALDAGGTPLWTADVNTPLLSAPSIGPDGRLFVGGRDGKLYSFDPNGRAGWTYAVGGEIYSSPAVASNGNVYFGSTHGRLHAFTADGGKRWSFQTEASANLQGAVFASPSIGADGTVYIAGLYDPTLYALDPADGSVKWACSFALYPENANDPNSAKTGGWPFTSPVVGPDGTIYQTLLYDSHLYAIEPDDGTIRWSVDLLETPVIDKTAMDFDPDADGWSEPVVGPDGTIYVSLDDPYLRAVDPSGILKWTIRLGDLGGFTLTVDANGLVYAACDDGCVYVVDADGRQIGRWQTAGWPAYPIVTADGAVLVTNSQDDSMLITDAANTVQTLSVDSLQEPAPEPAAAQ; this is encoded by the coding sequence ATGAACACCAAGACATCGATCGTTCTTTTGGCGTGCGCAGGGGTCCTGACCTTCACACTGACCCAACTGCCCATCGTCCCAACAGCATTGGCAGACCCGAACACCGCCCACCCGGAGTTCGATCTGGCGGGCCAGTGGCCATCGCTCGGGGGCGACTACACACGAAGCGGCATGAGCCCCAACGAGGGCCTGATCGAGCCGGCCGGCGAATGGACTCGCGAAATCGGCGGGGCCGTCGTCGGCAGCGCCACGGTGGGCCATGACGGCCGGGTCCACGTCGCCTGCGAGGACGGCAGACTCTACGCGCTCGACGCCGGCGGTACGCCGCTCTGGACCGCCGACGTCAACACACCCCTGCTCAGCGCCCCGAGCATCGGGCCCGATGGGCGTCTGTTCGTCGGCGGACGGGACGGGAAACTCTACAGCTTCGACCCAAACGGTCGCGCGGGATGGACCTATGCCGTCGGCGGTGAGATCTACTCCTCCCCGGCCGTCGCGTCGAACGGCAACGTCTACTTCGGATCGACCCACGGGAGACTCCATGCCTTCACGGCCGACGGCGGCAAACGATGGTCGTTCCAGACCGAAGCCTCGGCGAATCTCCAAGGCGCCGTCTTCGCATCGCCCTCCATCGGCGCCGACGGCACGGTCTACATCGCGGGTCTCTACGATCCGACTCTCTACGCCCTGGACCCGGCCGACGGCAGCGTCAAATGGGCGTGCAGCTTTGCGCTGTATCCGGAGAACGCGAACGACCCCAACAGCGCCAAGACCGGCGGCTGGCCGTTCACGTCGCCGGTGGTCGGTCCCGATGGGACGATCTATCAGACATTGCTCTACGACAGCCATCTGTATGCGATCGAGCCGGACGATGGGACCATTCGCTGGTCGGTCGATCTGCTCGAAACGCCGGTCATTGACAAGACCGCAATGGACTTCGACCCCGATGCCGACGGCTGGTCTGAGCCGGTCGTCGGGCCCGATGGCACCATCTACGTGAGCCTGGACGATCCCTATCTGCGAGCGGTCGATCCGAGTGGCATCCTCAAGTGGACTATCAGATTGGGCGACCTCGGCGGCTTCACGCTGACGGTCGATGCGAACGGCCTGGTCTACGCCGCCTGCGACGATGGATGCGTGTACGTCGTCGATGCCGACGGCCGGCAGATCGGCCGCTGGCAGACGGCCGGCTGGCCCGCTTATCCGATTGTCACCGCCGACGGCGCTGTGCTCGTCACCAACTCGCAGGACGACTCCATGCTGATCACCGATGCGGCCAACACGGTGCAAACCCTGTCCGTCGATTCGCTCCAGGAGCCGGCGCCCGAGCCGGCTGCAGCGCAGTGA
- a CDS encoding ankyrin repeat domain-containing protein: MGRTGLSCAALTMFALVGCGRPPEDRAEALRQAAGRGNAAEVKSLIARGADLTARDATGKTVLFNALGNREVVELLLTHGADINAQDRSGFTPLHTALRSRTSDVARLLIGRGAQVHTQSHDGETPLHTASELGDTEIVRLLVRRGAEVDAATQTGDTPLLRAARQGHHDIAQHLIAEGADVDAWGITLVPGGEKFQNPLHAAIECDHRHLVQLLLDSGADVDAKDRLGRSPAVRAMQKNQKRVVAALAAAGADLTIHLAAYLGDMAAAKRLMKAGADVNLRDDLQRIPLHYAAGQGRKEVAELLIANGAEVNATDNDKRTPLHYAIEHVEVAKVLADHGAGLNTEDRLGETPLRKAVFHGDKEVVDLLIARGAAIDLHLAAYIGRRDKVKELLASGVDIDVRREQVDPSMLAELWAVYRKAPPRPSEARADTPLHRAVQGGHTDVVEFLVGAGADLTAQGNTGQTALHDAAYLGFAQVAEVLISHGADVNAVAENHQGRGQTSLQIAARCGHTATVALLIANGADVDAEDTQGNSALFYAWERGFADIVALLGGDANDPSLAERRPYTAIIRNPSAIGQILSPSEYDDVWIPAQTDIEGLDAVLKSHLTENTAIRTRTSVNREHLLANLRCYCREYIGFIYDGRSYLLCNMFITTYPETPDEERFRWESDGSPSPKRVIFDAKNRSVASIDERYLAFY, from the coding sequence ATGGGACGAACCGGGTTGTCGTGCGCGGCCCTGACGATGTTTGCTCTGGTCGGATGCGGAAGACCTCCGGAAGACAGAGCGGAGGCCCTGCGCCAAGCCGCTGGACGGGGCAATGCCGCGGAGGTCAAGTCACTGATCGCAAGGGGAGCCGACCTCACTGCGAGGGACGCAACGGGCAAGACGGTCCTGTTCAACGCATTGGGCAACAGGGAAGTCGTTGAGTTGCTTCTCACTCACGGCGCCGACATCAACGCGCAGGACCGCTCGGGGTTCACCCCTCTGCACACCGCGCTTCGGTCGCGCACTTCCGATGTGGCCAGACTGCTGATCGGCAGAGGCGCCCAGGTCCACACCCAAAGCCACGACGGTGAGACGCCGTTGCATACGGCCTCTGAGCTTGGTGACACGGAGATCGTGCGGCTGCTGGTCCGTCGAGGCGCCGAAGTCGACGCTGCGACCCAGACCGGAGACACACCTCTGCTCCGGGCGGCACGGCAAGGACACCATGATATCGCCCAGCACCTGATCGCCGAAGGCGCAGACGTCGATGCATGGGGGATAACGCTCGTACCGGGTGGCGAGAAATTCCAGAACCCGTTGCACGCCGCCATCGAGTGCGACCACAGACATCTGGTGCAGCTTCTACTCGACAGCGGTGCTGATGTGGACGCCAAAGACCGGCTCGGCCGGAGCCCTGCGGTCCGCGCCATGCAGAAGAACCAGAAGCGTGTCGTTGCAGCCTTGGCAGCGGCAGGCGCCGATCTGACCATTCACCTCGCGGCATATCTCGGCGACATGGCCGCTGCAAAACGCCTGATGAAAGCCGGCGCCGACGTCAACCTCCGCGACGACCTCCAGCGCATCCCCCTGCATTATGCCGCCGGGCAAGGGCGGAAGGAAGTCGCGGAACTGTTGATCGCCAACGGCGCGGAAGTCAATGCGACCGACAACGACAAACGCACTCCACTGCACTACGCGATCGAGCACGTCGAGGTAGCGAAGGTGCTCGCGGACCATGGCGCCGGTCTCAACACAGAAGACCGGCTTGGAGAGACCCCGCTACGGAAGGCCGTCTTTCATGGGGACAAAGAAGTTGTCGATCTCCTCATCGCCCGAGGGGCTGCTATCGACCTGCACCTGGCCGCTTACATCGGACGTCGGGATAAGGTCAAGGAACTCCTCGCCAGCGGCGTAGATATCGATGTGCGTCGGGAGCAGGTAGACCCGTCGATGCTCGCAGAACTTTGGGCCGTTTATCGGAAAGCTCCGCCCCGACCGAGCGAGGCTCGCGCAGACACGCCGCTGCATCGGGCCGTCCAGGGAGGACACACAGATGTCGTCGAATTCCTCGTTGGCGCCGGCGCGGACCTCACAGCGCAAGGGAATACAGGGCAGACAGCCCTGCACGATGCGGCGTATCTTGGCTTTGCGCAGGTTGCAGAAGTGCTGATCTCCCACGGTGCCGATGTCAACGCAGTCGCAGAGAACCACCAGGGTCGCGGCCAGACATCGCTGCAAATCGCCGCTCGCTGTGGCCATACGGCAACAGTAGCGCTCCTGATAGCCAACGGCGCCGATGTGGATGCCGAGGACACGCAAGGCAACTCCGCGTTATTCTACGCATGGGAGAGAGGGTTCGCCGACATCGTCGCGTTGCTGGGCGGCGATGCCAACGATCCGTCGCTGGCCGAACGAAGGCCCTACACGGCCATCATCCGCAACCCTTCGGCTATCGGGCAGATTCTGTCGCCGAGCGAGTACGACGATGTGTGGATCCCCGCACAGACGGACATCGAGGGCCTCGACGCTGTCCTGAAGTCGCATCTTACAGAGAATACAGCCATCAGGACCCGAACGTCGGTCAACCGCGAGCATCTCCTGGCCAACCTTCGCTGCTACTGCCGTGAGTACATTGGCTTCATTTACGACGGCAGAAGCTACCTACTCTGTAATATGTTCATCACGACATACCCGGAAACACCCGATGAGGAGAGATTCAGGTGGGAATCTGATGGAAGTCCCAGCCCAAAGAGAGTCATCTTCGACGCCAAGAACCGGAGTGTCGCCAGTATCGACGAGCGTTACCTCGCCTTCTATTGA
- the phoU gene encoding phosphate signaling complex protein PhoU — MPAHLLRDVELLKKEILTLGTMAEQAVREATTAVETRDAALARRIIDNDFKLDEMEVQVEESCLKILALYQPVATDLRFIIAALKINNDLERVGDLAVNVAERAAFLATQPPVDISFDFEAMARKAQAMLQKSLDALVNLRADLAHEVCAADDEVDAMNRQMYLIVKDAIPVQPQHTESLIHMFSATRHLERIADHATNIAEDVIYMIEGRIIRHRL; from the coding sequence ATGCCTGCCCACTTGCTGCGAGATGTCGAGCTCCTCAAGAAGGAGATCCTGACGCTGGGGACGATGGCCGAGCAGGCCGTCCGCGAGGCGACGACCGCTGTCGAAACGCGCGACGCCGCCCTGGCCAGGCGTATCATCGACAATGACTTCAAGCTCGACGAGATGGAGGTGCAGGTCGAGGAGAGCTGTCTGAAGATCCTGGCGCTGTATCAGCCCGTGGCGACCGACCTGCGGTTCATCATCGCGGCGCTGAAGATCAACAACGACCTGGAGCGGGTCGGCGACCTGGCGGTCAACGTCGCCGAGCGGGCGGCCTTCCTGGCTACGCAGCCGCCCGTCGATATCTCGTTCGATTTCGAGGCGATGGCCCGCAAGGCTCAGGCCATGCTCCAGAAGAGCCTCGATGCGCTGGTCAACCTCCGCGCCGACTTGGCGCACGAGGTCTGCGCCGCCGACGACGAGGTCGATGCGATGAACCGCCAGATGTACCTGATCGTCAAGGACGCCATCCCCGTCCAGCCCCAGCACACCGAGTCGCTGATCCACATGTTCTCGGCGACGCGGCATCTCGAACGCATCGCCGACCACGCGACCAACATCGCCGAAGACGTCATCTATATGATCGAAGGCCGCATCATCCGCCACCGCCTGTAG
- a CDS encoding SGNH/GDSL hydrolase family protein codes for MTTETATHSHPFAGRLSIALMTILLASSLWADIEAVEAPPFTGQRSSFHSFDRYDFTYAGRECIVVAPKTVAPGKPWIWRARFFGHEPQTDIALLEKGFHVAYTDVAGLFGSPKAVAVWDRFYAYLTRVHGFAARPALEGMSRGGLIVYNWAAKNPDKVACIYADAPVCDIKSWPGGKGAGPGNAADWAQCLEAYGMTEEQALTARCNPIDHLEPLARAGVPLLHVVGDADEVVPVAENTTILEKRYKALGGSIQVIHKPGVGHHPHSLQDPTPIVQFILSHTSTPLIRERIEWCDIWITNAEHTDLPRVLLIGDSIVRGYFRGVEQALEGQADCARLTTSRCICDPVFFEELTLVLAQYQFDVIHFNNGLHGWGYTEDQYKAAFPRLLDALQQHGRGAKLIWTATTPVRHREALGELSETTDRVRQRNAIAAEFVEPLGLPVNDLFALVIDRPEYYSPDGVHFNADGIRAQAQQVAQTIQPHLP; via the coding sequence GTGACGACAGAGACAGCGACACACTCGCATCCATTCGCCGGCAGACTCAGCATCGCGCTGATGACCATCCTCCTGGCCTCGTCACTCTGGGCCGACATCGAGGCGGTGGAAGCCCCGCCTTTCACAGGACAGAGATCGTCGTTCCATTCCTTCGATCGCTACGACTTCACATACGCCGGGCGTGAGTGCATCGTCGTCGCGCCCAAGACGGTCGCGCCGGGCAAGCCGTGGATCTGGCGGGCTCGCTTCTTCGGCCACGAGCCGCAGACCGATATCGCCCTGCTGGAGAAGGGATTTCACGTCGCGTACACCGACGTGGCCGGCTTGTTCGGCTCGCCCAAGGCGGTGGCCGTCTGGGACCGGTTCTACGCCTATCTGACGCGGGTGCACGGCTTCGCAGCGAGGCCCGCCCTGGAGGGCATGAGCCGGGGCGGACTGATCGTCTACAACTGGGCGGCGAAGAACCCCGACAAGGTCGCCTGCATCTACGCCGACGCCCCCGTCTGCGATATCAAGAGCTGGCCCGGCGGCAAAGGAGCCGGACCGGGCAACGCCGCCGACTGGGCGCAGTGCCTCGAAGCCTATGGCATGACCGAAGAGCAGGCCCTGACGGCCCGGTGCAATCCGATCGACCATCTCGAACCCCTGGCCAGGGCCGGCGTCCCCCTGCTGCACGTCGTGGGCGACGCCGACGAGGTCGTGCCGGTGGCCGAGAACACCACGATTCTCGAAAAGCGGTACAAGGCCCTCGGCGGCTCGATCCAGGTCATTCACAAGCCGGGCGTCGGACATCATCCGCACAGCCTGCAAGACCCGACCCCCATCGTGCAGTTCATCCTCAGCCACACCAGCACGCCGCTGATCCGCGAGCGCATCGAATGGTGTGACATCTGGATCACCAACGCAGAGCACACTGACCTGCCGCGTGTCTTGCTGATCGGCGACTCGATCGTACGCGGCTATTTCAGAGGTGTTGAACAGGCGCTCGAAGGCCAGGCCGACTGCGCCCGGCTGACAACGAGCCGCTGCATCTGCGATCCCGTCTTCTTCGAAGAGCTGACGCTGGTCCTGGCGCAGTATCAATTCGACGTGATTCACTTCAACAACGGTCTTCACGGCTGGGGATACACCGAAGACCAGTACAAGGCCGCCTTCCCGCGACTGCTCGATGCGTTGCAGCAACACGGCCGTGGCGCCAAACTCATCTGGACAGCCACCACACCCGTACGCCATCGCGAAGCCCTGGGCGAACTGTCGGAGACCACCGACCGCGTCCGGCAGCGAAACGCCATCGCCGCCGAATTCGTCGAGCCGCTCGGGCTGCCCGTGAACGACCTGTTCGCGCTCGTGATCGACCGCCCCGAATACTACAGCCCCGACGGCGTCCATTTCAACGCCGACGGAATCCGCGCCCAGGCCCAACAGGTCGCCCAAACCATCCAGCCCCACCTGCCCTGA
- a CDS encoding lipocalin family protein, protein MRAHGFRRAVRWLPLLACVVLVGCAGAPSGVEPIRDFELHRYLGVWYEIARLDHSFERGLSNVSAMYTIRKDGGVGVVNRGYDRKNGRWKQAEGKAYFVDEPTIGHLKVSFFGPFYGSYVVIDVDRDQYSYALVCGPSRSYLWILARDTSLDPAVMAELVAQAKDLGFDTDALIRVEHDQSDR, encoded by the coding sequence ATGAGAGCGCATGGATTCCGAAGGGCCGTCCGATGGCTTCCACTGTTGGCCTGCGTCGTCCTGGTCGGCTGTGCCGGCGCGCCCTCGGGCGTCGAGCCCATCCGGGATTTCGAGCTCCATCGCTATCTCGGCGTCTGGTATGAGATCGCTCGTCTGGATCACAGCTTCGAGCGAGGTCTGAGCAACGTCTCGGCCATGTACACGATACGCAAGGACGGTGGCGTCGGCGTGGTCAACAGAGGTTACGACAGGAAGAACGGCCGGTGGAAACAGGCCGAAGGCAAGGCCTACTTCGTCGATGAGCCGACAATCGGGCATCTCAAGGTGTCATTCTTCGGGCCCTTTTACGGCAGTTACGTCGTCATCGACGTGGATCGGGACCAGTACTCCTACGCCCTGGTCTGCGGGCCCAGCCGGTCGTACCTGTGGATCCTCGCCCGTGACACATCGCTCGATCCGGCGGTCATGGCCGAACTCGTGGCCCAGGCCAAAGACCTGGGATTCGACACGGACGCACTGATTCGGGTCGAGCACGACCAATCCGACCGCTGA